From the Gallaecimonas mangrovi genome, one window contains:
- a CDS encoding M1 family metallopeptidase, which translates to MLKWLSLLCVVSCAANAADSTYNPLEAFAPLSLPTSANSIREGSGLPGPNFWQNRVDYKINATIHTDSKTLSGSEVIAYTNKSPDALSELWVQLDQNIYRRDSRAALSSDRKREHFTDGYQIKSVELLSKGKAVPLHYLITDTRMRVDLPKALAAKGGKLDLKISYAYQIPGTWGGRTAVTPSKNGDIYEIAQWFPRMAVYDDLRGWDTKPYLGQEFYLEYGDIDYKVTVPWNYLVVGSGKLMNPKDVLTKTERERLDKAQHSDKTVYIRKPDEVTDPASRPTHSGTKTWHFHMQHTRDVAFAASPAFIIDAARINLPGGKHSLAMSAYPVEGVGKTKWNRSTEYVKGAIEHFSKKWYPYPWPVAVNLGGHGAGMEYPGIVFDGMHDKNPVLFWITAHEIGHTWFPMVVGSNERRHAFMDEGFNTFIDVYASDAFNHGEFGPKRDPEYAPGGGNPVDEIVPILADPDAPTIMAPADSISEKYRHSISYFKPALGLILLREQILGPKRFDKAFRKYIRTWAYKHPTPSDFFRFMESEGGEDLSWWWRGWYFNNWQLDFAVDKAEYADKADPAKGLKVTFSALKKLVMPATVRVDYKDGSHQDIRLPVETWRFSATPSILLPTSKAVAKVTIDPDHKLPDANRANNSLTL; encoded by the coding sequence ATGCTGAAGTGGCTCAGCTTGCTTTGTGTTGTTTCTTGTGCGGCCAACGCCGCTGACAGCACCTATAACCCTCTGGAGGCATTTGCCCCACTTTCCCTGCCAACCTCGGCCAACAGCATTCGTGAAGGTTCTGGTTTACCCGGCCCGAATTTTTGGCAAAACCGCGTTGACTATAAAATTAATGCCACCATTCATACCGACAGCAAAACCTTGTCGGGTAGTGAGGTGATCGCTTACACCAATAAAAGCCCGGATGCTCTTAGCGAGCTTTGGGTACAACTCGACCAAAATATCTACCGTCGCGATTCCCGTGCCGCCTTAAGCTCTGACCGCAAACGTGAACACTTTACCGACGGCTATCAAATCAAATCTGTGGAGTTGCTAAGTAAAGGCAAAGCTGTACCTCTGCACTATTTGATTACCGACACCCGCATGCGGGTCGACCTGCCAAAAGCCTTGGCAGCCAAGGGTGGCAAGCTCGACCTGAAAATTAGCTACGCCTATCAGATCCCCGGCACCTGGGGCGGTCGCACGGCAGTAACCCCCAGCAAAAATGGCGACATTTATGAAATCGCCCAGTGGTTCCCCCGTATGGCGGTATATGACGACCTGCGCGGCTGGGACACCAAGCCTTATTTGGGGCAAGAGTTCTATCTGGAATACGGCGACATTGACTATAAAGTTACCGTGCCTTGGAACTACTTAGTGGTGGGTTCTGGCAAGCTAATGAACCCAAAAGACGTGTTGACCAAAACCGAGCGCGAGCGCTTGGATAAAGCCCAACACAGCGATAAAACGGTTTATATCCGCAAGCCCGATGAAGTAACAGACCCTGCTTCACGCCCCACCCATAGCGGCACCAAAACCTGGCATTTCCATATGCAGCATACCCGTGATGTGGCCTTTGCTGCGTCACCCGCCTTTATTATCGATGCAGCTCGTATCAACCTGCCTGGTGGTAAGCACTCGCTGGCGATGTCGGCCTACCCTGTTGAAGGCGTAGGGAAAACCAAGTGGAACCGCTCTACTGAATACGTTAAAGGGGCCATCGAGCACTTCTCGAAAAAATGGTACCCCTACCCATGGCCCGTTGCCGTTAACCTGGGTGGCCACGGCGCCGGTATGGAATACCCCGGTATCGTCTTTGATGGTATGCATGATAAAAACCCGGTGTTGTTCTGGATCACCGCTCACGAAATCGGCCACACCTGGTTCCCGATGGTGGTAGGTTCCAACGAACGTCGCCACGCCTTTATGGACGAAGGTTTTAATACCTTTATTGACGTTTACGCCTCTGATGCCTTTAACCACGGCGAATTTGGCCCCAAACGTGACCCTGAATACGCCCCAGGCGGCGGTAACCCGGTTGATGAAATCGTGCCCATTTTGGCCGACCCAGACGCACCAACCATCATGGCACCGGCTGATTCTATTTCTGAAAAGTACCGCCATTCCATCAGCTACTTTAAGCCTGCCCTTGGCCTGATTTTGCTGCGCGAACAGATCCTTGGGCCAAAACGCTTCGACAAGGCGTTCCGCAAATACATCAGAACCTGGGCATACAAACATCCCACCCCCTCTGACTTTTTCCGCTTTATGGAAAGTGAAGGTGGTGAAGACCTAAGCTGGTGGTGGCGCGGCTGGTACTTCAACAACTGGCAACTGGATTTCGCCGTAGACAAAGCCGAATACGCCGATAAAGCCGACCCAGCCAAAGGCTTGAAGGTTACCTTCTCGGCCCTCAAGAAACTGGTGATGCCCGCCACTGTGCGCGTTGATTACAAAGACGGCAGCCATCAAGACATTCGCTTGCCAGTAGAAACCTGGCGCTTTAGCGCCACCCCCTCCATCCTGCTGCCAACCAGCAAAGCCGTGGCCAAAGTCACCATTGACCCTGACCACAAACTGCCTGACGCCAATAGAGCCAATAACAGCCTCACGCTGTAA
- a CDS encoding FG-GAP repeat protein has translation MSLFSSQAARLALLLIGVSALSACHDDNNSNSSATTTATYTIGGTVSGLDGTVVLENNSGDDLTLTSDGSFSFATAVDDNSSYSVTVSTQPDDQVCTVSDGSGAVSSADVTSVAVNCVSAPTATPTASLSYGLKTFNFSWTAVTDATYYQLYENADGNSGFSLIADNLTDTSYSLTDVALYNHVNAEYMVAACNDAGCTDSSTLTVSSTLAKAIGYVKASNAGEYNRFGYATALSKDGNTLVVSAPDEEGDASSTSASPNDNTYGAGAVYVFTKASDGSWAQSGYLKASNAEKYACFGSSVAVSSDGDTIAVGAFEENGDASSTSASPNDNASSAGAVYIFTLTNSSWSQSAYLKASNAGEGDLFGTSLSLSSDGTTLAVAAPYESGDASSTSASPNDNAYGAGAVYVFTYSDSSWSQVAYLKASNAEEYDYFGWALSLSGDGSTLAVGANGEAGDASSTSTDPNNNADGAGAVYIFSSSSWSQTAYLKASDAVESGYFGTALSLSNDGSTLAVGTGTHYISIGVSSTPNDKDRVSASDVSTFANVVYVFSNSDSSWSQTAELTGDNTESGDDFGYAVALSSDGTTLAVSAPYEASDATGIDGSDNNNASDAGAAYVFTLSDGAWSQQHYLKASNTEISNDFGISLAITDDGTLAVGAYLENNDASGVSYGVTSTDDGLEYSGAAYLY, from the coding sequence ATGTCTTTATTTAGCAGCCAAGCCGCCCGCTTGGCGTTGTTGCTGATAGGAGTCAGTGCCCTTAGCGCTTGTCACGATGACAACAACTCCAATTCAAGTGCAACCACCACAGCTACGTACACCATTGGCGGCACTGTTTCAGGCCTTGATGGCACCGTGGTATTGGAAAACAACAGCGGTGATGATTTAACCCTTACCAGCGACGGCAGCTTTAGCTTCGCCACCGCCGTTGACGATAACAGCAGCTATAGCGTCACCGTATCAACCCAGCCTGATGACCAAGTCTGCACCGTCAGTGACGGCAGTGGCGCCGTCAGTAGCGCCGATGTAACGTCGGTCGCGGTAAACTGCGTTTCCGCTCCCACAGCAACCCCCACCGCCAGCCTAAGTTATGGCCTTAAAACCTTTAATTTCAGCTGGACTGCCGTTACCGATGCCACTTACTACCAGCTCTATGAAAACGCCGATGGCAACTCCGGCTTTAGCCTGATTGCCGACAACCTCACCGACACCAGCTATAGCCTCACCGATGTGGCACTTTATAACCACGTGAATGCCGAATACATGGTTGCCGCCTGTAATGATGCCGGCTGCACCGACTCCAGCACCTTAACCGTGTCGAGCACCTTGGCTAAGGCTATCGGTTATGTCAAAGCCTCAAATGCTGGCGAATATAACCGTTTCGGATACGCTACGGCGCTTTCTAAAGATGGCAATACGCTAGTGGTGAGCGCACCGGATGAAGAGGGCGATGCCAGCAGCACTAGCGCCAGCCCTAACGACAATACTTACGGCGCCGGCGCCGTGTATGTGTTCACCAAAGCCAGCGACGGCAGCTGGGCCCAAAGCGGTTACCTCAAAGCCAGCAACGCCGAAAAGTATGCTTGTTTTGGATCGTCGGTCGCGGTCAGTAGTGACGGCGACACCATCGCTGTTGGCGCCTTTGAAGAAAATGGTGATGCCAGTAGCACTAGCGCCAGCCCTAATGACAACGCTTCCAGCGCTGGAGCGGTATACATCTTTACCTTAACTAACAGCAGTTGGAGCCAAAGCGCCTACCTTAAAGCCAGTAACGCTGGGGAAGGTGACCTGTTTGGTACGTCCCTATCCCTATCCAGTGATGGCACCACCCTTGCGGTAGCTGCACCTTATGAAAGTGGTGATGCCAGTAGCACCAGCGCCAGCCCTAACGACAATGCTTACGGTGCCGGCGCCGTCTATGTATTTACTTACAGCGACAGCAGCTGGAGCCAAGTCGCTTACCTCAAAGCCAGCAATGCCGAGGAGTATGATTATTTTGGCTGGGCACTGAGCTTGTCTGGCGATGGCAGCACCTTGGCCGTGGGCGCCAATGGAGAAGCTGGCGACGCCAGCAGCACCAGCACTGACCCCAATAACAATGCCGACGGCGCTGGCGCTGTGTATATCTTCAGCAGCAGTAGCTGGAGCCAAACGGCTTATCTTAAAGCCAGCGACGCCGTTGAGAGTGGCTATTTCGGCACGGCGCTGTCGTTGTCAAACGATGGCAGCACCTTAGCGGTAGGCACTGGAACCCACTATATATCGATTGGTGTTTCTAGCACCCCCAACGATAAAGACCGGGTGAGCGCAAGCGACGTAAGTACTTTTGCCAATGTTGTTTATGTGTTTAGCAATAGCGATTCAAGCTGGAGCCAGACAGCCGAGCTAACCGGCGATAACACCGAAAGCGGTGACGATTTCGGTTATGCCGTAGCCCTCAGTAGCGACGGCACCACCCTCGCCGTTTCAGCACCTTATGAAGCAAGCGATGCCACCGGTATTGACGGCAGTGATAACAACAATGCCAGTGATGCTGGCGCGGCTTATGTCTTTACCCTCAGCGATGGGGCTTGGAGCCAGCAGCATTACCTTAAAGCCAGTAATACAGAAATTTCCAATGATTTTGGTATTAGCCTTGCCATTACCGATGACGGCACCTTGGCCGTTGGCGCTTATTTGGAAAACAATGATGCCAGCGGCGTTAGTTACGGGGTAACCAGCACCGACGATGGTTTGGAGTACTCCGGGGCAGCCTACCTTTACTAA
- a CDS encoding beta strand repeat-containing protein, giving the protein MQAVKNKKIYRSLLLIATCLISACRFDHYQDSDTSATTSSYNIGGSVSGLNGNVVLENNNGDDLTLASNGSFSFATAVTDGSSYNVTVKTQPDGQTCSVSSGSGTVSSANVTSVAVSCVANTTSSNTYTLGGSVSGLDGSVVLENNSGDDLTLASNGSFSFATAITDGSSYSVTVKTQPDGQTCSVSSGSGTVSSANVTSVAVSCTTNTYSIGGTVSGLSGTLILQNNSGDDLSLNSDGDFSFASAVDDGSSYSVTVLTQPSGQYCSVSSGSGTVSSAAVTSVAISCASAPAAPSPSLSYGLKTFAFSWTAVTDATYYQLYENADGASGFSLVADNITATSYDITNIVLYNRINAQYMVAACNAAGCTDSSAISVSNTLVEAVGYFKASNAGASDNFGKSVALSRDGSTMVVGAYEESGDASSTTASPNDNATYAGAAYVFVKDSDGNWSQSGYLKASNAGSGDEFGVSVAVSDDGATIAVGADLEDGDASSTVANPNDNALNSGAAYVFSKDSDGNWSQSAYIKASNAGQGDYFGLSLSLSSDGTELAVGAYLESGDASSTAASPNDNASDAGAAYVFSLSGSNWVQDAYLKASNAESSDYFGAAVSLSADGATLAVGDFAEDGDASSTSTSPNNNASYAGAVYMFSKASSSWSQTAYLKASNARANSDFGYSVALSADGTTLAVGTIGEYGDASSTMDSPNTNAAAAGAVYIFSQSGSSWSQTGYLKASNTEAGDELGYGVAISSDGTTVAVSAPYEDGISTGIDGSDNNSAFYGGAAYLFSLSDGSWSQQHYIKASNSRTYLYFGLAIALADDGTLAATSYVESNNASGISFGVTSSDQSLSSSGALYLY; this is encoded by the coding sequence ATGCAAGCTGTTAAAAATAAAAAAATCTACCGATCACTATTACTGATAGCCACCTGCTTAATTTCCGCTTGTCGCTTTGACCACTATCAAGACTCAGACACCTCTGCTACCACCTCCTCCTACAATATTGGCGGCAGCGTCTCGGGTCTTAATGGCAATGTGGTTTTAGAAAACAACAACGGTGATGACTTAACCCTTGCCAGTAACGGCAGTTTTAGCTTTGCCACCGCCGTGACTGATGGCAGCAGCTATAACGTGACCGTTAAAACCCAACCCGATGGCCAAACCTGCAGTGTCAGCAGTGGCAGCGGCACCGTAAGCAGTGCCAATGTAACCTCGGTAGCGGTGAGCTGCGTGGCCAACACCACCAGTAGCAATACCTATACCCTAGGCGGCAGCGTCTCGGGCCTTGATGGCAGCGTAGTGCTAGAAAACAACAGCGGTGATGACTTAACCCTTGCCAGTAACGGCAGCTTTAGCTTTGCCACCGCTATTACTGATGGCAGCAGCTATAGCGTGACCGTAAAAACCCAGCCCGATGGCCAAACCTGCAGCGTCAGCAGTGGCAGCGGCACCGTCAGCAGTGCCAATGTAACCTCGGTGGCGGTGAGCTGCACCACCAACACCTACAGCATCGGTGGCACTGTCTCGGGCTTGAGTGGCACCCTGATATTGCAAAATAACAGCGGCGACGATCTCAGCCTGAACAGCGACGGCGACTTCAGCTTTGCCAGCGCCGTCGACGATGGCAGCAGCTATAGCGTCACGGTGCTGACCCAGCCTAGCGGCCAGTACTGCAGTGTCAGTAGCGGCAGCGGCACAGTTAGCAGCGCTGCGGTGACTTCGGTGGCCATCAGCTGCGCCTCTGCACCCGCAGCACCTTCGCCATCCCTGAGTTATGGCTTGAAAACCTTCGCCTTCAGTTGGACGGCGGTAACAGATGCCACTTATTACCAGCTATACGAGAACGCCGACGGCGCCTCCGGCTTCAGCCTGGTGGCAGATAACATCACCGCCACCAGCTATGACATCACTAATATCGTGCTTTATAACCGCATCAATGCCCAATATATGGTGGCGGCCTGTAATGCGGCCGGTTGCACCGATTCCAGCGCCATCAGTGTGTCCAACACCCTGGTAGAAGCCGTCGGCTATTTCAAAGCGTCTAATGCCGGTGCTTCAGATAATTTTGGTAAATCGGTGGCGTTGTCCCGGGATGGCAGCACTATGGTAGTTGGCGCCTATGAGGAATCCGGCGACGCCAGCAGCACCACCGCCAGCCCCAACGACAACGCCACCTATGCAGGTGCTGCCTATGTATTCGTTAAAGACAGCGACGGCAACTGGAGCCAAAGCGGGTATCTCAAGGCGTCCAATGCCGGCAGTGGTGACGAATTCGGGGTGTCGGTGGCAGTAAGCGACGATGGCGCCACCATCGCGGTGGGTGCCGACCTGGAAGACGGTGATGCCAGCAGCACCGTCGCCAACCCCAACGACAACGCCCTTAACAGTGGCGCTGCCTATGTGTTCAGCAAAGACAGTGATGGCAATTGGAGCCAAAGCGCTTATATCAAGGCCAGCAATGCCGGCCAGGGTGATTATTTTGGGCTATCGCTGTCGCTATCCAGTGACGGCACCGAGCTGGCAGTAGGCGCCTATCTCGAATCGGGGGATGCCAGCAGCACTGCTGCCAGCCCCAACGATAACGCCAGCGACGCCGGCGCCGCCTATGTGTTTAGCCTCAGCGGCAGTAATTGGGTACAGGATGCCTACCTCAAGGCCAGCAATGCCGAAAGCAGCGATTATTTTGGCGCGGCGGTTTCGCTGTCTGCCGACGGCGCCACCCTGGCGGTAGGTGACTTTGCCGAAGACGGCGATGCCAGCAGCACTAGCACCAGCCCCAACAACAACGCCTCCTACGCTGGCGCCGTTTACATGTTCAGCAAGGCAAGCAGTAGCTGGAGCCAAACCGCCTACCTCAAAGCCAGCAACGCCCGCGCCAACAGCGATTTTGGCTATTCCGTTGCCCTTTCGGCCGACGGCACCACCCTGGCGGTGGGCACCATCGGCGAATACGGCGACGCCAGCAGCACCATGGACAGCCCCAACACCAACGCCGCTGCCGCCGGCGCCGTTTATATTTTTAGCCAAAGCGGCAGCAGCTGGAGCCAGACCGGCTACCTCAAAGCCAGCAACACCGAGGCTGGCGATGAGCTGGGCTATGGCGTTGCCATCAGCAGTGACGGCACCACCGTCGCGGTATCGGCCCCTTATGAAGATGGCATCTCTACCGGCATCGATGGCAGCGACAATAACAGCGCGTTCTACGGCGGCGCCGCTTACCTCTTTAGCCTGAGCGACGGCAGCTGGAGCCAGCAGCATTACATCAAAGCCAGTAACAGTCGCACTTATCTTTACTTCGGTCTAGCCATAGCCCTGGCCGATGACGGCACCCTGGCGGCAACCTCCTATGTTGAGAGCAATAACGCCAGCGGCATCAGCTTTGGGGTTACCAGCAGCGATCAGAGCCTGAGCAGTTCGGGGGCGCTTTACCTTTACTAA
- a CDS encoding FG-GAP repeat protein, whose product MLAACGGGSGDDSSDSSASDSTGSGGTTTTYTIGGTVSDLSGSLVLQNNSGDDLTVTSSGSFSFATAIDDGSSYSVTIKTQPSGQTCAVSSGSGTVSSAEVTSISIHCLSAPVASLSYGLKTFKFSWAAVSSASYYQLYENADGASGFSLIADNLTTTSYDLTDVVLYNRINAEYMVAACNANGCADSSALTVSSTLVEAVGHFRESSPAANDYFGVSVALSGDGKTMVVGAYATNSYKGSATVFAQASDGSWSEQAQLLPTTSSTGYGFGTALSEDGNVMVIGGYARAHIYNRSGDTWTLITTLHPTGITSTDYFGWNLGLSADGTHLAVSASGAKTVYVFGESGGTWSEQVQLTSDTSDWGYGKSLSMSDDGSTLAVGCQGEDLGYVYLYDNDSGSWTEQTKIQASGLDANGGFGSGVALNGDGTTLAVGATYQNDYAGKAYVFTKSGSSWTQVAELAASNGESDDYFGEHLDLTKDGTTLAVTATYEAGNSTGINGADNNDLPGATNNETGGAAYIFKQASDGSWSQKAYIKGTNAAYYQRAISLAYDGTLAVGALLDESDATGISFGPGNDASSAYGAAYLY is encoded by the coding sequence TTGCTCGCAGCTTGCGGCGGCGGTTCAGGAGATGACAGCAGTGATAGTAGCGCCAGCGACAGCACTGGCTCCGGAGGCACAACCACCACCTATACCATCGGTGGCACTGTCTCTGACCTCTCCGGCAGCTTGGTACTGCAAAACAACAGCGGGGACGACCTTACCGTAACCAGCAGCGGTAGCTTCAGCTTTGCCACCGCCATTGATGATGGCAGCAGCTATAGCGTTACCATTAAAACCCAGCCCAGCGGCCAAACCTGCGCCGTTAGTAGCGGCAGCGGCACCGTTAGCAGTGCGGAGGTGACCTCAATTAGCATCCATTGCCTGTCAGCGCCGGTGGCTTCTTTGAGTTACGGCTTAAAGACCTTCAAGTTCAGCTGGGCAGCGGTATCAAGTGCCAGCTATTACCAACTTTATGAAAACGCCGACGGCGCTTCTGGCTTTAGCTTGATTGCCGACAATCTCACCACCACCAGCTACGACCTCACCGATGTAGTGCTTTATAACCGCATCAATGCTGAATATATGGTGGCGGCCTGTAATGCTAATGGCTGCGCTGATTCCAGTGCCTTGACGGTATCAAGCACCTTAGTAGAAGCCGTAGGCCACTTTCGTGAATCCAGCCCGGCCGCCAATGACTATTTCGGGGTATCGGTTGCACTGTCGGGTGATGGCAAAACCATGGTCGTAGGTGCCTACGCCACTAACAGCTATAAAGGCTCGGCCACGGTGTTTGCCCAGGCCAGCGACGGCAGCTGGAGCGAGCAAGCTCAGCTACTGCCGACCACATCCAGCACCGGTTATGGCTTTGGCACTGCCTTGAGCGAAGATGGCAATGTGATGGTGATAGGTGGCTACGCCCGGGCTCACATTTATAACCGCAGCGGCGATACCTGGACATTAATAACCACCCTACACCCCACCGGCATAACTAGCACCGATTACTTTGGCTGGAACCTGGGGCTGTCAGCAGACGGCACACACCTGGCGGTAAGCGCCTCCGGGGCCAAAACCGTCTATGTGTTCGGCGAATCCGGCGGCACCTGGAGCGAGCAAGTGCAGTTGACTAGCGACACCAGCGATTGGGGCTACGGCAAATCACTATCGATGTCCGATGATGGCAGCACCCTGGCCGTAGGTTGTCAGGGCGAGGACTTAGGTTACGTCTACCTCTATGACAACGATAGCGGCAGCTGGACCGAGCAAACCAAAATTCAGGCCAGCGGCCTTGATGCCAATGGCGGCTTTGGCTCCGGTGTCGCCCTCAATGGTGATGGCACCACCTTGGCCGTGGGCGCCACTTATCAAAACGACTACGCAGGCAAGGCATACGTCTTCACCAAAAGCGGTAGCAGTTGGACCCAGGTGGCCGAACTTGCTGCCAGCAATGGCGAGTCGGATGACTACTTTGGCGAGCACCTCGATCTCACCAAAGACGGCACCACCTTGGCGGTTACAGCAACTTATGAGGCAGGCAACTCAACCGGCATCAACGGAGCTGACAACAACGACCTGCCCGGCGCCACCAATAATGAGACCGGCGGCGCGGCTTATATTTTTAAACAGGCCAGCGATGGCAGCTGGTCGCAAAAAGCCTATATCAAAGGCACCAATGCTGCCTATTACCAGCGCGCCATTTCGCTAGCCTATGATGGCACCTTAGCAGTAGGTGCGCTGCTGGACGAAAGTGACGCCACCGGCATCAGTTTTGGCCCGGGTAACGACGCCAGCAGTGCTTACGGCGCCGCTTATCTTTACTAA
- a CDS encoding cation transporter — protein MTTLRPGVREAYLVRRKLILTGNLAAAENCAKAVDQLAGVNSVVLAGNRLTLAYDATAVNLDALESEIQNHGLEVKHKGMAGMRLGYYRFVDQNIRDNATHEPWCCHRLPPNVKK, from the coding sequence ATGACAACCCTCAGACCTGGCGTACGAGAAGCCTATCTGGTACGCCGTAAATTGATACTTACTGGCAACCTTGCGGCGGCAGAGAACTGTGCCAAAGCCGTTGACCAATTGGCAGGTGTTAACAGTGTTGTCTTAGCGGGGAACCGGTTAACCCTGGCCTATGATGCCACCGCCGTGAACCTTGACGCCTTGGAAAGTGAAATTCAAAACCATGGCCTTGAGGTAAAACATAAAGGGATGGCCGGCATGCGTTTGGGTTACTACCGCTTTGTCGACCAAAACATTCGCGACAACGCCACCCACGAACCCTGGTGCTGCCACCGCTTGCCGCCCAATGTGAAAAAGTAA